A stretch of the Campylobacter concisus genome encodes the following:
- a CDS encoding site-2 protease family protein: MGFIDNIDIVKVATIVISLIIAIVGHEIAHGYVAYKFGDNTAKNLGRLSINPIKHIDPVGTIIVPLVLYLSTGMMFGWAKPVPVNTYTVVRNGGYKAAIYVSLAGICYNIILGVLSLFVLKALLNIETFEILLQFLFTLALLNLMLASFNLYPIPPLDGFHALEYALRNFGFHALAEKLEGISRYGFVILIIILVSPLKDTIFYPTRYVLDIASAFING; encoded by the coding sequence ATGGGCTTCATTGATAACATAGACATAGTTAAAGTCGCCACTATCGTCATCTCTTTAATAATCGCCATCGTCGGTCACGAGATCGCCCATGGCTATGTCGCTTATAAATTTGGCGATAACACAGCAAAAAATCTTGGCAGACTTAGCATAAATCCTATAAAACATATTGACCCAGTTGGCACTATCATCGTGCCACTAGTACTTTATCTAAGCACTGGTATGATGTTTGGCTGGGCAAAACCAGTGCCTGTAAATACCTACACAGTCGTGCGAAATGGCGGCTACAAGGCAGCTATCTACGTAAGTCTAGCTGGCATCTGTTACAACATCATCTTGGGTGTCTTATCGCTTTTTGTGTTAAAGGCTTTATTAAATATAGAAACCTTTGAAATTTTACTTCAGTTTTTATTTACGCTTGCGCTTTTAAATTTGATGTTAGCCAGCTTCAACCTCTATCCGATCCCGCCACTTGACGGCTTTCACGCGCTCGAGTACGCACTTAGAAATTTTGGCTTTCACGCACTGGCTGAAAAGCTTGAGGGCATCTCAAGATATGGCTTTGTCATCCTTATTATCATCCTTGTTTCGCCGTTAAAAGATACTATCTTTTATCCAACAAGATACGTTTTAGATATCGCAAGTGCCTTTATAAATGGCTAA
- the apt gene encoding adenine phosphoribosyltransferase, with product MKILDQKGKEFLLNSIRCINDFPKPGIVFRDITTLLNNKEAFNFLIDHLVARYEDAKIDYITGIESRGFIFGAALAARLRLPFVPIRKPKKLPFITLSQKYSLEYGVDEVQIHIDAFGEKAGARVLLMDDLIATGGTAKASVELINQTNATCVEACFLIDLVDLKGSEKLKSLTKIYSVLEV from the coding sequence ATGAAAATTTTAGATCAAAAAGGCAAAGAATTTTTACTAAACTCTATTCGCTGCATAAACGACTTTCCAAAGCCTGGCATAGTCTTTCGTGACATCACGACGCTACTAAACAACAAAGAGGCATTTAACTTTTTGATAGATCATTTAGTGGCTAGATATGAGGACGCAAAGATTGACTACATCACTGGCATCGAGTCACGTGGTTTCATCTTTGGCGCGGCGCTTGCAGCAAGGCTAAGACTGCCTTTTGTGCCTATTCGCAAGCCCAAAAAACTGCCTTTTATTACGCTTTCTCAAAAATATAGCCTAGAATACGGCGTCGATGAAGTGCAAATTCACATCGATGCTTTTGGAGAAAAAGCAGGTGCAAGAGTGCTTTTGATGGACGATCTCATAGCCACTGGAGGCACTGCAAAGGCTTCAGTCGAGCTTATCAATCAAACTAACGCAACCTGCGTTGAAGCTTGCTTTCTCATAGATCTAGTCGATCTAAAAGGAAGCGAAAAACTAAAGTCGCTTACTAAAATTTACAGCGTTTTAGAGGTTTAG
- a CDS encoding DedA family protein: MEEFFIELLKEYGYIILFVWCIMEGEMALIMAGILAHTTHMHIALAIFVAGLGGFVGDQIYFYLGRYNKKYIAKRLHTQRRKFAVAHIMLKKYGWPIIFLQRYMYGFRVIIPLCIGLTGYDAKKYAFINLISAWCWAAITTIPAWILGEHILVLLQKAKEHWYVAIPVVAIFMGLLIYTFKRIENKILNERRDRRHAVSNS; encoded by the coding sequence ATGGAAGAGTTTTTTATAGAACTGCTTAAAGAGTACGGCTACATCATACTTTTTGTCTGGTGTATCATGGAGGGCGAGATGGCCTTAATAATGGCTGGAATTCTCGCTCACACCACGCACATGCACATCGCGCTTGCTATCTTTGTGGCTGGACTTGGAGGCTTTGTGGGAGATCAAATTTACTTCTACCTTGGCCGTTACAATAAAAAATACATCGCAAAAAGACTTCACACGCAGCGGAGAAAATTTGCAGTGGCGCACATAATGCTGAAAAAATACGGCTGGCCGATCATCTTTTTGCAACGCTATATGTATGGCTTTCGTGTCATCATACCGCTTTGCATAGGGCTTACCGGCTATGATGCTAAAAAATATGCCTTTATAAATTTGATCAGCGCTTGGTGCTGGGCGGCGATCACCACCATACCTGCTTGGATACTTGGAGAGCATATATTAGTGCTGCTTCAAAAAGCAAAAGAGCACTGGTATGTCGCTATCCCAGTGGTTGCCATATTTATGGGGCTTTTGATCTATACATTTAAGCGCATCGAAAATAAAATTTTAAACGAAAGGAGAGACAGAAGACATGCAGTTTCAAATAGTTGA
- the folD gene encoding bifunctional methylenetetrahydrofolate dehydrogenase/methenyltetrahydrofolate cyclohydrolase FolD: MKILDGKAVSLKVKESVKVRAEELKKFGIEPTLAVILVGEDKASQTYVRAKEKACNEYGIKSVAHRLSENTTQAELLALINVLNLDDSIHGILVQLPLPKHIDTNTVLATIDPAKDVDGFHAVNVGKLVSGLDGFVPCTPLGVMEILKEYGIDVAGLNAVVIGRSNIVGKPMANLLLNASATVTITHSKTKNLKEICKNADLIVAAIGKPFFLKADMVKDGAVVVDVGINRLDDGRLVGDVDFDEVAPKCSYITPVPGGVGPMTIAMLLNNTILAAQAKIASHKRA; this comes from the coding sequence ATGAAAATTTTAGACGGCAAAGCCGTATCTTTAAAGGTCAAAGAAAGCGTAAAAGTAAGAGCTGAAGAACTAAAAAAATTTGGCATAGAGCCAACCCTAGCTGTTATCTTAGTAGGCGAAGATAAAGCATCTCAAACATACGTTAGAGCCAAAGAAAAAGCCTGCAACGAATACGGCATAAAAAGCGTAGCTCACCGTCTAAGCGAAAATACAACCCAAGCAGAGCTTCTAGCACTTATAAATGTGCTAAATTTAGACGATAGTATCCACGGCATCTTGGTGCAGTTGCCACTTCCAAAACATATAGATACAAATACCGTTTTAGCAACGATCGATCCAGCAAAAGACGTAGATGGCTTTCACGCTGTAAATGTCGGCAAACTTGTTAGTGGACTAGATGGCTTTGTGCCTTGTACGCCGCTTGGAGTTATGGAAATTTTAAAAGAGTATGGCATTGATGTGGCTGGACTAAATGCGGTGGTGATCGGTAGAAGCAACATTGTTGGCAAGCCTATGGCAAATTTACTCCTAAACGCTTCTGCAACAGTTACGATCACTCACAGCAAGACTAAAAATTTAAAAGAAATTTGTAAAAATGCTGACCTCATCGTCGCAGCCATCGGTAAGCCATTTTTCTTAAAGGCTGACATGGTAAAAGATGGCGCAGTAGTCGTTGATGTGGGCATAAATAGACTTGATGATGGCAGACTTGTAGGCGATGTGGACTTTGACGAGGTCGCACCAAAATGCTCATACATCACGCCAGTTCCTGGAGGCGTGGGTCCGATGACGATTGCGATGCTTTTAAATAACACAATCCTTGCAGCCCAAGCTAAGATAGCTAGCCACAAAAGAGCGTAA
- the lepB gene encoding signal peptidase I, giving the protein MKKFFTKFYDFCSSWTGTVIIVLFVIFFIAQAFVIPSGSMKNTLLVGDFLFAKKFVYGIPTPRIPWLEVKILPELNDNGHLITGDSPARGDIVVFRYPNDEKTHFVKRCFATSEDEIVFTEKALYLRPKEGDDFIKANCRENLNGKESKFGYSCSDIAELDGKLFIKEPYRFSGIHYDENVNLFEQMIFMLNTNKDSVFMKPVSISSLPQNPNFNLNAFYVKVPKDEYFMIGDNRDHSNDSRFWGSVAYKDIVGEPWFIYFSWDNNYNVRWERIGRFVDTIENDEFFTKQALKEGEVDGLH; this is encoded by the coding sequence ATGAAAAAATTTTTTACTAAATTTTATGACTTTTGCTCAAGCTGGACAGGCACGGTCATCATCGTACTTTTTGTTATATTTTTCATAGCTCAAGCCTTTGTGATCCCGTCTGGTTCGATGAAAAACACGCTTTTGGTTGGTGATTTTTTATTCGCCAAAAAATTTGTTTATGGTATACCAACACCAAGAATTCCATGGCTTGAGGTGAAAATTTTACCTGAGCTAAATGACAATGGTCACCTCATCACAGGCGACAGTCCTGCAAGGGGTGACATAGTCGTATTTCGCTATCCAAACGATGAGAAAACTCACTTTGTAAAGCGCTGCTTTGCAACTAGCGAAGATGAGATAGTATTTACCGAAAAAGCCTTGTATTTGCGTCCAAAAGAGGGAGATGATTTTATAAAGGCAAACTGCCGTGAAAATTTAAACGGCAAAGAGAGCAAATTTGGCTACTCATGTAGCGATATAGCCGAGCTTGATGGCAAGCTTTTTATAAAAGAGCCATATAGATTTAGCGGCATCCACTACGATGAAAATGTAAATTTATTTGAGCAGATGATTTTCATGCTAAATACAAACAAAGATAGTGTTTTTATGAAGCCAGTGTCCATTAGCTCACTACCGCAAAATCCAAATTTTAACCTTAATGCATTTTATGTAAAAGTGCCAAAAGACGAATACTTCATGATAGGCGACAACCGCGATCACTCAAATGATAGCCGTTTTTGGGGAAGCGTGGCTTACAAGGACATAGTCGGAGAGCCTTGGTTTATATATTTTAGCTGGGATAATAACTACAATGTGCGCTGGGAGCGTATCGGACGCTTTGTAGATACGATAGAAAACGATGAGTTTTTTACAAAACAAGCTCTAAAAGAAGGCGAAGTAGATGGGCTTCATTGA
- a CDS encoding leucyl aminopeptidase — MQFQIVDKKLKDIKADIELIFVVDKDLKHKFISDKEAIKFNNYKGDSVLILSEAKRAYVPLSKLDLDELRVAAAKAYNALKSLNIKSIKLASYVVECQKLSFEALAEGFLLGSYEFNKYKEKKEKYTLKEIIFSTEEFSSKKVDLKAANEGFKEAEIIANATNFTKDIVNEIPEIYTPQKMAEDAQNLAKNIVSIKCEVYDEKFLAKENMNAFLAVNRASVHKPRLIHLTYKPKKSKKRIIFVGKGLTYDSGGLSLKPADYMLTMKSDKSGAAAALGIIKGAAELNLPFEIHAILGATENMIGGNAYKPDDVLMSRSGISIEVRNTDAEGRLVLADCLSYSQDFKPDILIDMATLTGACVVGLGEYTTGIMGNSESLKSEFKNKIKDSGELATTLDFNPYLSELIKSQIADVSNCASSRYGGAITAGMFLAKFIKDEYKDKWLHLDIAGPAYREKAWGYNQAGASGAGVRMNLYFLQALSKEN, encoded by the coding sequence ATGCAGTTTCAAATAGTTGATAAGAAATTAAAAGATATAAAAGCTGATATTGAACTAATTTTTGTAGTAGATAAGGACTTAAAACATAAATTTATAAGCGATAAAGAGGCTATTAAATTTAATAATTATAAAGGCGATAGTGTACTCATCCTAAGCGAGGCAAAAAGGGCTTACGTGCCACTTTCTAAGCTTGATCTTGACGAGCTTAGAGTTGCAGCCGCTAAAGCTTACAACGCTCTAAAGTCACTAAACATTAAGAGTATAAAGCTAGCTTCTTACGTAGTGGAGTGCCAAAAACTAAGCTTTGAAGCACTTGCTGAGGGCTTTTTGCTTGGGAGCTATGAATTTAATAAATATAAAGAGAAAAAAGAGAAATACACCCTTAAAGAGATCATCTTTTCTACTGAAGAATTTTCTAGCAAAAAGGTCGATCTAAAGGCAGCAAACGAGGGCTTTAAAGAGGCAGAGATAATAGCAAATGCTACAAATTTCACAAAAGATATCGTAAATGAAATCCCAGAAATTTACACACCACAAAAGATGGCCGAGGATGCGCAAAATTTAGCCAAAAACATCGTAAGCATAAAGTGCGAGGTCTATGACGAGAAATTTCTAGCAAAAGAGAATATGAACGCATTTTTGGCGGTAAATCGCGCAAGCGTGCATAAACCAAGGCTCATCCACCTAACATACAAGCCTAAAAAGTCTAAAAAACGCATCATCTTTGTTGGTAAAGGCCTAACATACGATAGCGGCGGACTTAGCTTGAAGCCGGCTGATTATATGCTCACTATGAAATCAGACAAAAGCGGTGCAGCAGCAGCTCTAGGCATCATAAAGGGTGCAGCAGAGCTAAATTTACCATTTGAAATCCACGCTATTTTAGGCGCAACCGAAAATATGATCGGTGGTAACGCCTACAAACCTGATGACGTGCTAATGTCTAGAAGCGGCATTAGCATAGAGGTTAGAAACACCGACGCAGAGGGACGTTTGGTCTTGGCTGACTGCCTAAGCTACTCGCAGGACTTTAAGCCAGATATCTTAATCGACATGGCAACCTTAACTGGCGCTTGCGTCGTGGGACTTGGCGAATACACAACAGGCATCATGGGCAACAGCGAGAGCCTAAAAAGCGAGTTTAAAAACAAGATAAAAGATAGCGGCGAGCTAGCGACTACACTTGATTTTAACCCTTATCTTAGCGAGCTTATCAAAAGCCAGATCGCAGACGTTAGCAACTGCGCCTCAAGCAGATATGGCGGCGCGATCACGGCTGGCATGTTTTTGGCCAAATTTATCAAAGATGAGTATAAAGATAAGTGGCTACACCTTGATATCGCAGGTCCAGCGTACCGCGAAAAGGCTTGGGGATATAACCAAGCAGGTGCGAGTGGAGCAGGAGTTAGGATGAATTTATACTTTTTACAAGCACTTAGCAAGGAGAATTGA
- a CDS encoding DUF4139 domain-containing protein, which translates to MKKTLFLMVSALAFANENLIEIYTDQTIITQKFSDANSSFSAFVPEGVQSDSITINGDCDVNANLEKISEENSPSYIKWKQEVANLSSKLEALKARGRFIEQALVEENKSNDVTKRADEFYKFSLDNIEKISAAKSELEALKENEPKSEMAGFLQIDMKFACSPKEAMLSYMDDEAPKTLNEIYADTKNKNILIKQEILLTNPFASDVKNLKLAIYPTRYQKALAPSKFYSWYEESEAEADGYGASKNMLKTAKVTAEVADMRVQRDENEFAKIWKIDGINLVKGESKYITYDTQKMDANFSVFADFYGSLKAYNVASFKLNDDLTPAKTQFYVNGVSVGSPSEFEMKAKDEPVQLFLGQNELIELKKERLNKFKKSSLLGKERISEEGYEISVKNNSSKSVDVTLVERVPVSADEAVKVEIKGFDKKDISKDGKVELKFSLAPKEEFKKEYSYKIKKPKI; encoded by the coding sequence ATGAAAAAGACACTCTTTTTAATGGTCTCAGCGCTAGCCTTTGCAAATGAAAATTTGATAGAGATCTACACGGATCAAACCATAATCACTCAAAAATTTAGTGACGCAAATAGCTCTTTTAGCGCCTTTGTGCCAGAGGGCGTACAGAGTGATAGTATCACTATAAATGGTGATTGTGACGTGAATGCTAATCTAGAAAAGATCAGTGAAGAAAATAGCCCAAGCTACATAAAATGGAAGCAAGAAGTTGCAAATTTAAGTAGCAAGCTTGAGGCACTAAAAGCAAGAGGTAGGTTTATAGAGCAAGCTTTAGTAGAAGAAAATAAAAGTAACGATGTGACAAAAAGAGCTGATGAGTTTTATAAATTTAGCCTAGATAATATCGAGAAAATTTCAGCTGCTAAAAGCGAGCTTGAAGCGCTTAAAGAAAATGAGCCAAAGAGTGAGATGGCTGGATTTTTGCAGATTGATATGAAATTTGCTTGTAGTCCAAAAGAGGCGATGCTTTCATATATGGATGACGAGGCCCCAAAGACGCTAAATGAAATTTATGCAGATACAAAAAACAAAAATATCTTGATAAAACAAGAAATTTTGCTTACCAACCCTTTTGCAAGTGATGTTAAAAATTTAAAACTAGCTATTTATCCGACCAGATATCAAAAGGCGCTTGCTCCAAGCAAGTTTTACTCTTGGTACGAGGAGAGCGAGGCGGAGGCTGATGGTTACGGCGCTTCAAAAAATATGCTAAAAACTGCGAAAGTCACTGCTGAGGTCGCTGATATGCGTGTGCAAAGAGATGAGAATGAGTTTGCCAAAATTTGGAAGATAGATGGGATAAATTTAGTAAAAGGCGAGAGCAAATATATAACTTATGATACGCAAAAAATGGATGCAAATTTTAGCGTTTTTGCTGATTTTTACGGCTCGCTAAAGGCATATAACGTAGCTAGCTTTAAGCTAAATGACGATCTAACTCCAGCTAAAACGCAGTTTTACGTTAATGGTGTGAGTGTTGGTAGTCCTAGCGAGTTTGAGATGAAAGCTAAAGATGAGCCAGTGCAGTTATTTTTAGGGCAAAACGAGCTAATCGAGCTTAAAAAAGAGCGCTTGAATAAATTTAAAAAGAGCTCGCTTCTTGGCAAGGAGCGCATAAGCGAAGAGGGCTATGAGATAAGTGTCAAAAATAACTCAAGCAAGAGCGTTGATGTCACCTTGGTGGAGCGCGTGCCAGTATCTGCTGATGAGGCGGTAAAGGTCGAGATAAAGGGCTTTGATAAAAAAGATATCAGCAAAGATGGCAAGGTGGAGCTTAAATTTAGCCTTGCGCCAAAAGAGGAATTTAAAAAAGAGTACTCTTATAAGATCAAAAAGCCAAAAATTTAG
- a CDS encoding phosphatidylserine decarboxylase encodes MNKDNLFSQIFGKVARISFFKPLQEAINSFYIKLFKIDMSEFKPANEYKNLNELFTRRLIKPRDFDAADEMFISPVDGTCLSFGSTKELKAFSIKGMEYSVSELLGQSKLEGEYDFANIYLSPKDYHHYHAPCDIAIKKAIYIPGKLYSVAAKWLAKVDSLYTKNERVALSCETKNGKKLWLVFVGALNVGKMKFCFDERIQTNAMANFTQIYEYENLHIKKGERLGNFELGSTIVILSEKDAIEYNLFENKELKFAETIGIIK; translated from the coding sequence ATGAATAAAGACAATCTATTTTCTCAAATTTTTGGAAAGGTTGCAAGGATTAGCTTTTTTAAACCACTTCAAGAGGCCATAAATTCTTTTTACATAAAGCTGTTTAAGATAGATATGAGCGAGTTTAAACCAGCAAATGAATATAAAAATTTAAATGAGCTTTTTACTAGAAGGCTCATAAAACCAAGAGATTTTGATGCAGCAGATGAGATGTTTATAAGCCCAGTTGATGGTACTTGTCTTAGTTTTGGCAGCACAAAGGAACTAAAGGCCTTTAGCATAAAAGGCATGGAGTATAGTGTAAGTGAGCTATTGGGGCAGAGCAAGCTTGAGGGCGAATATGACTTTGCAAATATCTATCTTAGCCCAAAAGATTATCATCATTATCATGCGCCTTGTGATATTGCCATTAAAAAAGCCATATACATTCCGGGTAAACTTTACAGCGTGGCTGCAAAATGGCTTGCAAAAGTAGACAGCCTTTATACAAAGAACGAACGCGTAGCGCTATCTTGTGAGACGAAAAATGGTAAAAAACTTTGGCTTGTTTTTGTAGGTGCGCTAAATGTCGGAAAGATGAAATTTTGTTTTGATGAGCGTATACAGACAAATGCGATGGCAAATTTTACACAAATTTACGAGTATGAAAATTTACATATCAAAAAGGGCGAGCGCCTTGGGAATTTCGAGCTTGGCTCAACTATCGTGATACTTAGCGAAAAAGATGCGATTGAATACAATCTCTTTGAAAATAAAGAGCTTAAATTTGCTGAGACCATCGGAATAATAAAATAA
- the ychF gene encoding redox-regulated ATPase YchF, which translates to MGLSVGIVGLPNVGKSTTFNALTKAQNAESANYPFCTIEPNKAIVPVPDKRLNELAKIVSPNKIQYSTIEFVDIAGLVKGASSGEGLGNKFLSNIRETELILHIVRCFEDENITHVEGSVDPVRDIEIIQTELILADIEQLNKKIEKLTREAKANAKGAKEALEIANLLLAHLNEGKSASSFEQRDSEAFLALNRELRLLSAKEVVYGANVDEEGLSEDNKFVKALKEYAKASDHEVIKLCAKVEEELIGLSDEEAHEFLVSLGTSESGLEKIIKTSFAKLNLISYFTAGVVEVRAWTITNGWKAPKAASVIHNDFERGFIRAEVISYDDYIAHGGENGAKEAGKMRLEGKDYIVQDGDVMHFRFNV; encoded by the coding sequence ATGGGACTTTCAGTTGGAATAGTAGGCCTACCAAATGTGGGCAAATCAACGACATTTAACGCGCTTACAAAGGCGCAAAACGCTGAGAGTGCGAACTATCCGTTTTGCACTATCGAGCCAAACAAAGCCATCGTGCCAGTGCCTGATAAGCGCCTAAATGAGCTTGCAAAGATAGTTAGTCCTAATAAAATTCAATACTCAACCATCGAATTCGTAGATATCGCAGGCCTTGTAAAAGGGGCTAGCTCAGGCGAGGGGCTTGGCAATAAATTTTTATCAAACATCAGAGAGACCGAGCTTATTTTGCATATCGTTCGCTGCTTTGAGGATGAGAACATCACTCACGTCGAGGGCAGCGTCGATCCAGTAAGAGACATCGAGATCATCCAAACCGAGCTGATACTAGCTGATATTGAGCAACTAAACAAAAAGATAGAAAAGCTCACAAGAGAGGCGAAGGCAAATGCAAAAGGTGCAAAAGAGGCACTTGAGATAGCAAATTTACTTTTGGCTCACCTAAACGAGGGCAAAAGTGCGAGTAGCTTTGAGCAAAGAGATAGCGAGGCGTTTTTAGCACTAAATAGGGAGCTAAGACTTTTAAGCGCCAAAGAGGTAGTTTATGGTGCAAATGTCGATGAAGAGGGGCTTAGCGAAGATAATAAATTTGTAAAAGCGCTAAAAGAGTATGCAAAAGCCTCAGACCACGAGGTGATCAAGCTTTGCGCCAAAGTAGAAGAGGAACTAATCGGACTAAGCGACGAGGAGGCTCACGAGTTTTTAGTCTCTCTTGGCACGAGCGAGAGCGGACTTGAAAAGATCATCAAAACATCTTTTGCTAAGCTAAATTTGATAAGCTATTTCACAGCTGGCGTCGTTGAAGTAAGGGCTTGGACGATCACAAATGGCTGGAAAGCGCCAAAAGCAGCAAGCGTCATCCACAACGACTTTGAGAGGGGCTTTATCAGAGCTGAAGTGATAAGCTATGATGACTACATCGCACATGGCGGCGAAAACGGAGCCAAAGAGGCTGGCAAGATGAGACTTGAGGGCAAAGACTATATCGTACAAGATGGCGATGTTATGCACTTTAGATTTAATGTTTAA
- a CDS encoding metallophosphoesterase — MITDVHIGEFLQKDFMKKLVNDINLANPDIVVIVGDLVDVNAAFIGDFLEPLKSLKSTYGTFYVPGNHEYYHGIDGILEKISSLGIEILGNKNKKIASINLAGVYDLAGIRFKHLEPNLDEALTGRDPSLPTILLSHQPKFIKSMQQDVDLVLCGHTHAGQIFPFGLLVLLDQGFLHGLYKINDKMQAYVSSGAGFWGPPVRIFAPSEIVILNLSKE, encoded by the coding sequence ATGATAACTGACGTACATATAGGAGAATTTCTACAGAAAGATTTTATGAAAAAACTCGTCAATGACATAAATTTGGCAAATCCTGACATCGTAGTGATAGTGGGCGACTTGGTTGATGTAAATGCTGCTTTTATAGGAGATTTTTTGGAACCATTAAAGAGTCTTAAAAGTACCTATGGAACTTTCTATGTCCCTGGCAATCATGAGTATTATCACGGGATAGATGGCATTTTAGAAAAGATCAGTTCTCTTGGCATAGAAATTTTAGGTAATAAAAACAAAAAAATTGCGAGTATAAATCTAGCTGGCGTTTACGATTTGGCTGGCATTAGGTTTAAACATTTAGAGCCAAATTTGGATGAAGCATTGACAGGACGTGATCCATCGCTACCTACTATCTTGCTCTCTCATCAGCCAAAATTTATAAAATCAATGCAGCAAGACGTTGATCTGGTGCTTTGCGGTCATACACACGCTGGTCAAATTTTTCCTTTTGGCCTTTTGGTTTTACTTGACCAGGGATTTTTACATGGCCTTTATAAGATTAATGATAAAATGCAAGCTTATGTTAGTAGTGGTGCTGGATTTTGGGGGCCTCCTGTTAGAATTTTTGCTCCAAGTGAGATTGTAATATTAAACTTAAGTAAGGAATAA
- the rpiB gene encoding ribose 5-phosphate isomerase B, with protein sequence MKIDKVFLASDHAGFELKNELKEAIKGLGYEVVDLGTNDKNSVDYPDYAHLLASKLEPNCYGVLVCGTGIGISIAANRHENVRCALCHDEFTARLAREHNDANVIAFGARVIGAGVAISAVEAFLKTEFAGGRHERRVKKIELEAGK encoded by the coding sequence ATGAAGATAGACAAAGTTTTCTTAGCTAGCGATCACGCTGGTTTTGAGCTAAAAAACGAGCTTAAAGAGGCTATTAAAGGGCTTGGATACGAAGTAGTTGATCTTGGCACAAACGATAAAAATAGCGTTGATTACCCTGATTATGCGCATTTGCTGGCGAGCAAGCTTGAGCCTAACTGCTACGGCGTGCTAGTTTGTGGTACAGGCATAGGCATATCAATAGCTGCAAACAGGCACGAAAACGTAAGATGCGCCCTTTGCCACGACGAATTTACCGCTAGACTTGCAAGAGAGCACAACGACGCAAATGTCATCGCTTTTGGTGCAAGGGTTATTGGCGCAGGCGTGGCTATCTCGGCGGTTGAAGCCTTTTTAAAGACTGAGTTTGCAGGCGGCAGACACGAAAGAAGGGTTAAAAAAATAGAGCTTGAGGCAGGCAAATGA